From the Garra rufa chromosome 17, GarRuf1.0, whole genome shotgun sequence genome, one window contains:
- the klhl38a gene encoding kelch-like protein 38 — protein MASTSTEVFPFKDQELPAHLLFQLNILRQEQIFTDVILCTEDKEIPCHRNVLVSSSPYFRAMFCSNFRESSQARVDLKGIASEVIECVVDYIYTGTITITMELVLPLMQAASMLHYGRLFEACSTFLQEQLNPENCLSMIRLSEILHCESLKERAKEMAVRCFSDVAASEDFCELSLPELMCYLEDDRLCAEEEQVFETLLAWIHHDPFSRRGAIHDLFKKVRLRYIHPTYLFQFIANDPLVQSSTLCTEIIESVRRLMFSVSAKCTQELKPLWTTPRRYTCRETLVVVGGRKNNEQTSREALLYDERTQRWQWLAKLPLRLYKAAYVCIHSILYVVGGLSLSLVSGDSAVSATVYTLSLKTNQWRTAEPMLEPRYAHQCVSYLHFIFALGGIGPDKQISNMVERYNSMFNQWEAMAPMPTAVLHPAVAANDQRIYLFGGEDALQNPVRMIQVYHISRNLWSRLETRTVKNVCAPAAVIEDKIYIVGGYTRRVIAYDTKANKFVKCTNMKERRMHHAATVINNKLYVTGGRFLNAHDVIEDSDCFECYDPKTDVWTSKGSLPYKLFDHGSLSLICVSNRPNPP, from the exons ATGGCTAGTACATCAACAGAGGTCTTTCCATTCAAGGACCAAGAGCTCCCCGCTCACCTCCTGTTTCAGTTGAACATACTGAGGCAAGAGCAGATCTTCACAGATGTGATCTTGTGCACCGAAGACAAGGAGATCCCATGCCACAGGAACGTCTTGGTTTCCAGCAGCCCGTACTTCCGAGCCATGTTCTGCAGCAACTTCCGAGAAAGCAGCCAGGCTAGAGTGGACCTGAAAGGCATTGCGTCGGAAGTCATTGAATGTGTCGTGGATTACATTTATACTGGTACCATCACCATTACCATGGAGCTGGTGCTGCCCCTGATGCAGGCAGCCTCCATGCTGCATTACGGGAGGCTCTTCGAGGCCTGCTCCACCTTCTTACAGGAGCAGCTCAATCCGGAAAACTGCCTGAGCATGATCCGGCTTTCGGAGATCCTTCACTGTGAGAGCCTCAAGGAGAGAGCCAAAGAAATGGCAGTGCGATGTTTCTCGGATGTTGCTGCTTCTGAGGACTTCTGCGAACTCTCTCTTCCTGAGTTAATGTGCTATCTGGAGGACGACCGACTCTGTGCAGAGGAAGAGCAGGTTTTTGAAACATTGCTTGCTTGGATTCACCATGACCCTTTCTCCCGGAGAGGAGCCATTCACGACCTCTTCAAGAAGGTCCGGTTGCGATATATCCATCCGACATACCTCTTCCAGTTTATTGCTAATGATCCACTTGTCCAGTCGTCCACGCTGTGTACTGAGATCATCGAGTCTGTGCGACGTCTGATGTTTTCCGTAAGCGCCAAATGCACTCAGGAGCTGAAGCCTCTTTGGACTACACCACGCCGCTACACGTGTCGCGAGACGCTTGTGGTGGTTGGAGGCCGAAAGAATAATGAGCAAACGTCTCGAGAGGCACTTCTCTACGACGAACGGACACAACGGTGGCAGTGGCTTGCGAAACTACCTCTGCGACTCTACAAGGCGGCTTATGTCTGTATTCACAGCATTCTGTATGTGGTTGGTGGCCTTAGTCTTAGTTTGGTATCTGGAGACAGTGCGGTTAGCGCCACAGTTTATACTCTCTCACTAAAGACCAACCAGTGGAGGACCGCTGAGCCCATGCTGGAGCCACGTTATGCCCATCAGTGTGTCTCCTATCTTCACTTCATCTTCGCTCTTGGTGGAATAGGGCCCGATAAGCAGATCTCGAATATGGTGGAGCGCTACAACAGCATGTTTAATCAATGGGAGGCCATGGCGCCGATGCCCACAGCGGTCCTACACCCTGCAGTCGCAGCAAACGACCAGAGGATTTACTTGTTTGGAGGCGAGGATGCCTTGCAGAATCCAGTGAGAATGATACAG GTTTATCACATTTCCCGCAACTTGTGGTCTAGACTGGAAACCAGGACGGTGAAGAACGTCTGCGCACCTGCTGCTGTGATAGAAGACAAGATTTATATTGTTGGAG GATACACAAGAAGAGTGATTGCCTACGACACCAAAGCTAATAAGTTTGTGAAGTGCACCAACATGAAGGAGAGAAGGATGCACCATGCGGCCACAGTCATCAATAACAAACTCTACGTGACCGGAGGACGTTTCCTCAACGCTCATGATGTCATCGAAGACTCAGACTGCTTTGAGTGCTACGACCCTAAAACAGACGTGTGGACTTCTAAAGGATCGTTACCGTACAAATTGTTTGATCACGGCTCGCTATCGCTGATCTGCGTCTCCAACCGCCCCAACCCACCGTGA